The Klebsiella sp. RHBSTW-00484 genome includes the window TGCCGGCACACCTGCCGAACTGGTGAAGGACTCAGGCACCCTCTGGAATGCCGTAGAGGCTGGCGAGAAGCGAAAGGATGCCGAATTATGCCGTTATCTGGACATAGCCATCCCCAAGGAGCTGGACGACGGCCAGAAGAAGCAGATCGTCCTCGATTACTGCCAAGAAAATTTCGTGGATTATGGAATGATTGCAGACATAGCATTTCATGATCTTGATAGTCATAACCCTCATGCTCATGTAATGCTAACTTTAAGAACTGTTAGCCCAAATGGATTTGGGAACAAACAAAGAGAATGGAATAATAGAGAAAACATTGAAGCCTGGCGAGTTAACTGGGAAATAATAGCAAATGACCGATTAAAAAAATATGGTCATAAATCTCGTATTGACTCCCGTTCATTAAAAGACCAAAAAGAAGAGGCAGAAAGAAAGGCTGTTTTTGCTAAAACTCCGAAAGAGAAAGCCAAGTGGATTTCAAAAACTATTGAACTGGACAGAACGCCAATGACCAGGATACACAGGCACCAATGGCGAAAAGGTCAAAAATTAAGAGCTATGGAGCAAAAAGAAAAAGCATTATTATTAAAAATAGCTAATGCAACATACTTACAGCAAACCAAACCACCTCAGCCAGAGGAAACTATGAAAATAGAGAAAAAGCCTCTTGCAAGGTCAATCATTGATAATTTAAAGGCATTATACAAAAAGACCCAGCATATATTTAAATCAAAACCTAATGTAAATAAAAATAAAAAAGAAGAAAAAGAAGATCCTCAAAATTTCGTTAGTAGTTATGTAATAAATGAATTTGGCGAACATATATTAAAGACAGAGTTAGAAACAAAACCTAAAACAGGCACAGGAACCGGAACCGGTGGAAATAATGGAGGCGGAAAAATGGGTTCAGGCTCTGGAATGTCTCCTATGAACCAACCACAACCAAAAATTGAAGAGCCTGAGCCGGAACCAATGCCGGAATTCGAAGATCAGCAACCTAAGAGGAAGAAGAAATTTGGAATGTAGTATATAGTGGTATATATTCCTATATAGTAGTATCACTTAATACAACTTAATATTATTTAATACTATACTATAAGATACTACATTTTTAGAGTTGTGATCCTCGCCGGTTCTATTTCCCCTTTATGTATTGCCACAGCTTCATTAACTGACTTCATAAGCATTTTAAAAAATTTACTATGCTTATTTCTTTTCCGTTTTTTCTGCACTTTCTTTTTTTTCATATATTCACCAAAAAAAATCGAATCGCCAATTTTTCTTCGAACAATACTCTTTTTTCTTTTTTTATTGTTTTTCTATCTTCGGTAATGCTTCGCACCATAGATCTGATAGTAATGCTTTGCTGCCGTATGTAAAGAACTGCCCCAACTTCGTTGGGCTGTTATCTGATATGGTTAGACGCACACTTGACAAATTTTTGAGATCGGTTAGAACTGGTACAGGATTGAAAAATCTATAAAAATAAAAACCCCACCCTCTGCGATTTTGTTTTGGCGACAGAAAACAGAGAGTAGGGCCAGATAAAAAGGACTGAAAAAATGATAATACAAGAAGAACATAACATCGATTTTTTTAAAAATCAAATGCCTAACAAGCCTTATTGTACAAATAACCTCGATATGGGATTAAGCATAAGGAACAAGGCAAAAGCCCTTGAAATGCTGTATTTACAGGCAAATCAGCCAGCCATTCAAACTTGCTTACTCTTTGATCTAGATAAGAAAAATTCATTCTATACATTTGAGCAGGTGGGCTTACCCATACCTCACTTTATTACAAAAACACCAAAAACAGGTCGTTGTCACTACGGCTATATGCTGAAAGCCGGGGTTTGTAAGACACAACAAGCAAGGTTAAAGCCGTTGAAGTATGCCGCAGCCGTTGAAATGGCTATGGCGAAAAAACTAAAAGCAGATCTGGGGTTTGCTGGATTGATTACAAAAAACCCACTCAATGATCACTGGTCGCCGTTCTGGTCAGGTGCTGACCTTTATGACCTGGATTATTTAGCTGATTTTGTGGACTTAGAAAAGCCTCAAATACAAAAGAAAAAAAGCGAGGCTTATGGTTTAGGTCGCAATGTTAATTTGTTTGAAGATCTACGGCAATATGCTTACAGAACGGTTTTAAATTTCAAAAAAATATCCACTTTCGAGAAATTCGAAAACGAACTACTATTAAAGGCACAGGGCTTAAACACTTTTTGCAATCCACAAAACCCGTTACAATACAAAGAGATAAAAGCAACAGTTAGAAGTGTAGCCCGTTGGACTTGGAAAAATTTTGATAGCCATACATTTTCACAAATCCAATCAAACAGAGCCAAAAAACCTCGAAAAACCAATGTTAAAAATGAAATGTTAGACATATTAATGAGCAAGGGGGTTTTATGATCATTAATGGTAAAAAAATAAAAGCAAAAGAAATAATGGAAATGACAGGTCGTAGTGAAAGAACTGTAAGAAAATATTTTTCTCAATCTCGTGACGATTACGAAAAAACAGCAATGGATCGTCGTCGTCAGGCTTACGAACTACGAAGCCAGGGGCTGAAATGGCAACAAGTAGCCGACAAAATGGGCTGTTCGTATCACGGAGCCGTTGCCCTGTATCGCCGTTATGTTGCCTTAGATATGCCTCAAAACAGCCTGTAACGACTTCTAAGCAGTTTTTCCCCCTAACCTAACCAAACCCTCCACCCCTGGGGGGATTTTTTCCCCTTTCCCCGTATCCGGGCTTGTGTCTGGATAGGTGAGGGACACTCTGGTACCAACAAATCAACAAACCCACCCAGCCACCAGAGGCCCTCTGGCAACCTTAAAACCTCCAGCCTACGGCTGGCAACCCTTCACAATGAAAAACCAGCCAAGATCGGCTGGTTTTTTATTGTTCACGGTTTACGATTTTCATTCTTCCACTCTTCTAAAATATTTAATCCTAATCGTGTGAATTCTTGTTTTTCTTCTTCGTCAAGTTCATTTATTTTACTTAACAACCCAAGAATTAAAGCCTTGTTAATTTCCTCTGGTTTTTTACCTAAAACCTTAGCCACTTCTGCACCCAGGATTATTTTTTGTCTCGTTTCTTCCCTTCGGTCCTGTCTTGCTTTTTTTGTCCTTAATGCTTGTAGTTTATTTTGCAAATCTGCGATCTGCTGTGCAGTAGATTTACTCATTTATCACCCCCAAAAATATTAAAAGCTTTTTGCATTCCTCTAATATTTGAATATTCAAAATGTTTAATAATACACTCAGCTAAAATTAATTTTTCCTTATCACTCAATTCATTTATTTTTTTAAAAACAAGGTTCTCATCCGTG containing:
- a CDS encoding replication initiation protein — its product is MIIQEEHNIDFFKNQMPNKPYCTNNLDMGLSIRNKAKALEMLYLQANQPAIQTCLLFDLDKKNSFYTFEQVGLPIPHFITKTPKTGRCHYGYMLKAGVCKTQQARLKPLKYAAAVEMAMAKKLKADLGFAGLITKNPLNDHWSPFWSGADLYDLDYLADFVDLEKPQIQKKKSEAYGLGRNVNLFEDLRQYAYRTVLNFKKISTFEKFENELLLKAQGLNTFCNPQNPLQYKEIKATVRSVARWTWKNFDSHTFSQIQSNRAKKPRKTNVKNEMLDILMSKGVL
- a CDS encoding conjugal transfer protein TraD, yielding MSKSTAQQIADLQNKLQALRTKKARQDRREETRQKIILGAEVAKVLGKKPEEINKALILGLLSKINELDEEEKQEFTRLGLNILEEWKNENRKP